The proteins below come from a single Zea mays cultivar B73 chromosome 8, Zm-B73-REFERENCE-NAM-5.0, whole genome shotgun sequence genomic window:
- the LOC100191871 gene encoding Vacuolar protein sorting-associated protein 36 has translation MPPVRSEVIAIVVTCKADVDVFFGRLLEAIRARAWEVTPAAAPSSGTSVAEGAAPTEDIAIRMPVVGVSGILRMEQESWENAGQNLQDAFQDLNALMSKAKEMMQLAEKMRLKLLMNSSTESNSNDEEMGSKQDMQDLLLSVGIVSPVTKETAGALYHQQLSLQLADFVRIPLEKAGGMMALVDVYCLFNRARGTELISPEDLLQACSLWEKVDVPVMLRKFDSGVKVIQTKTHSDEEVFARISSLAQKPDALQKGISPSDAAFTLGIAPALAKEHLLNAENKGLLCRDVSPDGFRFFSNLFNDIDPQNIHSQKPHGMYKAWISVAMASH, from the exons ATGCCACCCGTGCGATCAGAGGTCATCGCCATCGTCGTGACCTGCAAGGCTGACGTTGATGTGTTCTTCGGGAGGCTGCTCGAGGCGATCCGTGCAAGGGCTTGGGAGGTGACCCCTGCAGCTGCTCCGTCGAGTGGCACGTCGGTGGCAGAGGGGGCCGCGCCTACGGAGGACATCGCGATACGGATGCCGGTTGTTGGGGTCTCGGGGATACTGCGGATGGAGCAGGAGTCATGGGAGAACGCCGGGCAGAACTTGCAAGATGCGTTCCAGGATCTCAATGCCCTCATG AGCAAAGCTAAGGAAATGATGCAGTTAGCAGAAAAAATGAGGCTCAAGCTATTAATGAACTCATCCACTGAATCAAAttccaatgatgaagagatgggttCTAAGCAAGACATGCAGGATTTGCTGTTGAGTGTTGGCATTGTGTCTCCTGTGACGAAAGAAACTGCTGGTGCGTTGTATCATCAGCAGTTGTCACTACAG CTGGCGGACTTTGTAAGAATACCACTTGAGAAAGCAGGTGGTATGATGGCACTAGTCGATGTTTATTGTCTCTTCAACCGTGCTAGGGGAACAG AGTTGATCTCACCAGAGGACCTTTTGCAAGCTTGTTCCCTGTGGGAGAAAGTTGATGT cccagtcatgctcAGGAAATTTGATAGTGGAGTGAAGGTGATCCAGACCAAAACACATAGTGATGAAGAG GTATTTGCAAGAATCTCATCACTTGCACAGAAGCCAGATGCTCTTCAGAAAGGGATTAGCCCAAGTGATGCTGCATTCACACTGGGAATTGCTCCAGCTTTAGCAAAGGAGCATCTTCTAAATGCAGAAAACAAAG GCCTGTTGTGCAGAGATGTTAGTCCAGATGGATTCCGCTTTTTTAGCAATTTATTTAATGACATTGATCCCCAAAATATTCACTC GCAAAAACCCCATGGGATGTACAAGGCGTGGATCTCCGTTGCGATGGCGTCTCACTGA